One Panicum virgatum strain AP13 chromosome 9K, P.virgatum_v5, whole genome shotgun sequence genomic region harbors:
- the LOC120648641 gene encoding 5-pentadecatrienyl resorcinol O-methyltransferase-like, whose product MALREENKDLLQAQAELWNRTLSFMKSVALAVALDLRIADAIRHHGGAATLPQILSGIGINPCKLTSLCHLMRVLTVTGIFAIQPPEISSGGHDEPIYKLTTVSCLLTSDDVGENTASCLSPMLSHLLYPLHNSVLSMDLAAWFRHEEPGKCPYALMNGATLWEMCRSNDALNASLNNAMAADSRFLMRIVMEECGGIFHRIDSLVDVAGGVGGAAAAIAAALPSLKCMVLDLPHVVAKAPSVSNVQFVAGDMFESIPPANAIFLKYVLHDWGDDKCIKLLKNCKQAIPSRDAGGKVIIIDIVVGSSPSDNKLLETQVLWDLYIMQIGGVERDEQEWKKIFLAAGFKNYNIIPLGLRSVIELYP is encoded by the exons ATGGCGCTCAGAGAGGAGAACAAGGACTTGCTCCAAGCCCAGGCCGAGCTCTGGAACCGGACCTTGAGCTTCATGAAGTCGGTAGCGCTTGCGGTTGCCTTGGACCTCCGCATCGCCGACGCCATCCGCCACCACGGTGGCGCCGCCACTCTTCCCCAGATACTCTCTGGGATTGGCATCAACCCGTGTAAGCTTACTAGCCTCTGTCACCTCATGCGCGTTCTCACCGTCACGGGAATATTCGCCATCCAGCCACCAGAAATCTCATCAGGCGGGCATGATGAGCCTATCTACAAGCTGACGACAGTCTCCTGCCTCCTCACGAGTGACGACGTTGGCGAGAACACGGCAAGCTGCTTGTCCCCTATGTTGAGCCACTTACTCTACCCTCTCCATAACTCGGTGCTCAGCATGGACCTTGCCGCGTGGTTCCGTCACGAGGAGCCCGGCAAGTGCCCGTATGCCCTGATGAACGGCGCGACCCTGTGGGAGATGTGCAGGAGCAACGACGCACTGAACGCGTCCCTCAACAATGCCATGGCTGCGGACAGCCGCTTCCTGATGCGGATCGTCATGGAGGAGTGCGGCGGAATCTTCCATAGGATCGACTCGCTGGTCGACGTCGCCGGCGGGGTCGGcggagctgccgccgccatcgctgcAGCGCTTCCATCTTTGAAGTGCATGGTGCTGGATCTCCCCCACGTTGTCGCCAAAGCTCCGTCTGTCAGCAACGTGCAGTTTGTGGCGGGCGACATGTTTGAGAGCATTCCACCCGCTAATGCCATCTTCCTAAAG TACGTCCTGCATGACTGGGGTGATGACAAGTGCATCAAGCTACTGAAGAATTGCAAGCAAGCTATCCCTTCAAGAGATGCAGGCGGAAAGGTAATAATCATAGATATCGTGGTTGGATCTAGCCCGTCAGATAATAAGCTTCTAGAGACGCAAGTTTTGTGGGATCTCTATATCATGCAAATTGGTGGGGTTGAACGAGACGAGCAGGAGTGGAAGAAGATATTCCTTGCAgctggattcaagaactacaaTATTATCCCGCTTGGTCTCCGGTCGGTTATCGAGCTCTATCCATGA